Genomic segment of Thermogemmata fonticola:
AGCACTCACGGAAACACCAGACACCCCACCCTCGTGCCCCTCCAGCCGATGCCGCAACTGACCACTCACACCATCCCACACCAACACCTGACCATCACCACCCCCCGACACCACCACCCCACCATCACCACTCACGGAAACACGCCGCACCCCACCCTCGTGCCCCTCCAGCCGATGCCGCAACTGACCACGTACTCCATCCCACACCAACACCTGACCATCCCCACCCCCCGACACCACCACCTTACCATCACTACTCACGGAGACACCATGCACCACACCCTTGTGCTCCGCCAGCCGATGCCGTAACTCCCCACTCTTCCCATCCCACACCAACACCTGACCATCACGACCTACCGACACCACCACACCACCATCCCCACTCACAGATACACCCCACACCTCACCCTTGTGCCCCTCCAGCCGATGCCGCAACTTCCCACTCTTCCCATCCCACACCAACACCTGACCATCATCACCCCCTGACACCACCACTCCACCATCCCCACTCACGGAAACACCTCGCACCCAGTCCTTGTGTCCCTCCAGCGTGCATAATAACTCCGGTTCCTTCATATTCAAATCAGGCTCTCCCTCTTGCTTGTCATTTTGTGCTAAATCCGAGTGTTTATTTGTTGCTGACTTTAAGTCATTCGTGTCTAAATTGTGATCTTCTTCCTTTTCAGTATTTTGATTAGTCACTTGTTCCATTTCTGACTTTATCAAGCTCTTAGTCCACCACCATCCACCTGCAACAAGACTAAGCCATGCTATTATCATGATTAGTAACGCTACTGATACTGCCTCAATAACATAGGGTCGTGCCCGTTCCCACATCCATAACTTATTACTTCCACTTGCTGACACTTCCCACACACCCTCACCCTCGTAGTTCCTCAAATGGAATGAAACCCACTGCACTGTCGTTGTCTGACCTTGGACCAGTCTTGCCACCTGAAACGCCGAGTACCAATACTTGATATTTTTCCAAACAAGGAACAATAGACAAATAAGTGCAGGTAAACCCCATACCCCAAGACCAAAATAACCAAATCCATACCCCAAAAACCACCGCAATATATTAATCGCTAAAAATAAAATTGAGAATATAAGAATAAAAAAGATAGATATAAAACCAGATATCATTGCAAGAAATTTGATATTATACCATATTAGAATTGAACATAAAGGAATAGATTTCCAAATACCAACAGGTAAATTAATTATTTTTTTGATGAAAGTATATGTTGGTGACCATAATAAAGGTAATATATACCATACTCTAATAAATATATAAACTATTTTTTCTACCAAATATCTGTAATCTCGATTCTTATGGCGTGCAGATGCTGGAACAATCGGTGCTATTGGGGAGCCGGAAGATGGATTAGCGGCCCCACCTAGCGCCCCCGCAGGAGTAGGAGTTGCTGGCAACTGAGCTGCAGTATGAGGAGATAATCCCGTCGCAATATTTGATGATGATAGAGATGCTGTTCCAGAGGATGCACCCGCTGTTGGCGCTGCCTGCTGAAGACTCGCTGTACCCATAGAGGTTCCGGTCGTGTCCCTTGCAGGAAAGGAAGTAGCCGCCGAGACTCCCCCGGACGCCAAATGCCCACCTCCCAAGCCACTACCCCCCTCTAAACCCAACACCTGCACTACCTCTCCCTCTTGCCACCCTTCCAGTCCTGCCACCTCCTTCACCTCAAAACCGTCATACCGCACCAACTCCCCCAACGGCTTCACCTGATCAACCCCACCCCGCAACCCCAACACCAGATGACCCACCAACCGCCGCAACCCC
This window contains:
- a CDS encoding WD40 repeat domain-containing protein — encoded protein: MYLLWYLSQQLVQQEIAHGDIQHGNLIILEGVGGGSGGVMGYDMRLVDYDGMWVPAVAGIPSGEYGHRHYQHPGREGYYGPAMDHFPLLVMYTGLYALAASGDRGGLWQRYDQGDNILFTEGDFVHPGGSGLLRELWGSGEEGLRRLVGHLVLGLRGGVDQVKPLGELVRYDGFEVKEVAGLEGWQEGEVVQVLGLEGGSGLGGGHLASGGVSAATSFPARDTTGTSMGTASLQQAAPTAGASSGTASLSSSNIATGLSPHTAAQLPATPTPAGALGGAANPSSGSPIAPIVPASARHKNRDYRYLVEKIVYIFIRVWYILPLLWSPTYTFIKKIINLPVGIWKSIPLCSILIWYNIKFLAMISGFISIFFILIFSILFLAINILRWFLGYGFGYFGLGVWGLPALICLLFLVWKNIKYWYSAFQVARLVQGQTTTVQWVSFHLRNYEGEGVWEVSASGSNKLWMWERARPYVIEAVSVALLIMIIAWLSLVAGGWWWTKSLIKSEMEQVTNQNTEKEEDHNLDTNDLKSATNKHSDLAQNDKQEGEPDLNMKEPELLCTLEGHKDWVRGVSVSGDGGVVVSGGDDGQVLVWDGKSGKLRHRLEGHKGEVWGVSVSGDGGVVVSVGRDGQVLVWDGKSGELRHRLAEHKGVVHGVSVSSDGKVVVSGGGDGQVLVWDGVRGQLRHRLEGHEGGVRRVSVSGDGGVVVSGGGDGQVLVWDGVSGQLRHRLEGHEGGVSGVSVSADGGVVVSGGEDKAVRVWKVPR